A region of Terriglobia bacterium DNA encodes the following proteins:
- a CDS encoding PadR family transcriptional regulator, whose translation MPKRKLDPMPSAAFQILLSLTGGDLHGYGIMRQVADQTDGRMRLGPGTLYSSIRTLVEEKLIEEVDPREDTRAGSARRRYYRLTLAGRKQARVEAERLAGLLRVARAKKIFRGDYV comes from the coding sequence ATGCCCAAACGAAAACTCGATCCAATGCCCTCGGCGGCATTCCAAATCCTGCTCTCCTTGACGGGTGGCGACCTGCATGGTTACGGCATTATGCGGCAAGTCGCCGACCAGACCGATGGGCGCATGCGACTGGGCCCGGGGACACTTTACAGCTCGATCCGGACCCTCGTCGAAGAGAAACTCATCGAAGAGGTGGACCCGCGCGAGGACACACGTGCGGGCTCGGCGCGACGCCGGTACTACCGGCTCACCCTGGCGGGACGCAAACAGGCGCGCGTTGAGGCGGAGCGACTGGCCGGATTGCTGCGCGTGGCCCGGGCCAAGAAGATCTTCAGGGGGGACTATGTCTGA